TGTCGTCGAACACCCAGGCCTCGCCCATCTTCCACTCCCGGATCTCATTGCCGACGCGGAAGCGGGCCGGCCCCGGCAGGATCAGCGGCAGGTGGGTCAGGAGCCGGGTGTTGGTCGAGCCGGTGTGCGGCGGAATCCGCGTGTGCGCGTCCAGGGCCGAGAACATCGCCGTCGGCGCGAACTGCGGCTGGTGGGCCATGGGCAGGCGCTCGAGCAGGGCCGCGGTCCTGGGGCAGCTCTCGCAGACCGCGTCCTGCCGCTCGCCGTCCTTCCAGAGGAACAGCGAGCTCCAGCGCGGCGAGTGGTTCAGCTCCTCGAACTGGTTCGCCGGCACGTCGGGCGGGAAGGCGATGTAGGGCGAAAAATCGCTCATCCGCCCCGCCAGCACGCCCTGCAGCTCCTCCAGGATCATCGGGGTCGCCGCCTCGAGCTCGGGCAGCCAGGGGAAGAGCTCGCGCGGATAGAACGGAACCGCGGGCAGGCGCGGATAGTGGAGCAGCAGGGGCTCGTGATTGTAGACCCGCTTGCGTCCCGCATAGATGCCGATGGCCTCGTCGAGGCGCGCCCGAGCCAGCTCGGACCCCGCTGATTCGACCGGACCCATGTTGGCCCGCAGGAAGGCCTCGAGCTCGGCCTGGACCCGTTCGACCACCTCGCGCGCCCGGGCCACGGGGGCGGCGAGCTGCGGCGCGAGCTTGTCGTCGGGCGGCGCGAGCTTCAGGGCGTTCTGATAGACCCGGGCCGCCAGCCGCTCGCCCGAGAGCTTTTCCACCAGCGCGCCCTTCGAGAGCAGGGCCAGGAAGTTGTAGGGATCGACCGCGAGGGCGGCGTCCAGCGCCTCGATGGCCGCCGGGTAGGCGCCGGACATCCGCAGGGCCAGCGCCCGCTGCATCTTGATGTTGGGAT
The Phenylobacterium zucineum HLK1 genome window above contains:
- a CDS encoding aspartyl/asparaginyl beta-hydroxylase domain-containing protein, with amino-acid sequence MAIPLQTSPEQHLADAAAAMRRGDTAGALAAIGLAEQASPHDPNIKMQRALALRMSGAYPAAIEALDAALAVDPYNFLALLSKGALVEKLSGERLAARVYQNALKLAPPDDKLAPQLAAPVARAREVVERVQAELEAFLRANMGPVESAGSELARARLDEAIGIYAGRKRVYNHEPLLLHYPRLPAVPFYPRELFPWLPELEAATPMILEELQGVLAGRMSDFSPYIAFPPDVPANQFEELNHSPRWSSLFLWKDGERQDAVCESCPRTAALLERLPMAHQPQFAPTAMFSALDAHTRIPPHTGSTNTRLLTHLPLILPGPARFRVGNEIREWKMGEAWVFDDTIEHEAWNDADKLRVILIFDVWNPFLEPGERDLVAALMSARNRFYAG